In a genomic window of Candidatus Thiothrix sulfatifontis:
- the rpmI gene encoding 50S ribosomal protein L35 has product MPKMKSSRAAAKRFKKTGSGLFKRKQSHLRHILTKKSTKRKRHLRSGDNFVVAADHGNVQKMLPYA; this is encoded by the coding sequence ATGCCTAAGATGAAAAGTAGCCGTGCTGCGGCTAAACGTTTCAAGAAAACCGGCAGTGGCTTGTTTAAACGCAAGCAATCACACCTGCGTCATATCTTGACCAAGAAATCCACCAAGCGTAAGCGTCATTTGCGTTCAGGCGACAACTTCGTTGTTGCAGCCGACCACGGCAATGTGCAAAAAATGCTGCCCTACGCGTAA
- the rplT gene encoding 50S ribosomal protein L20, with amino-acid sequence MARVKRGVTAHARHKKILKLAKGYYGARSRVYRVAHQAVIKAGQYAFRDRRQKKRQFRALWIVRINAGARMFGLSYSRMMNGLKKANVSLDRKVLADLAVHDITAFGAVAEKAKAALAV; translated from the coding sequence ATGGCAAGAGTTAAACGTGGTGTAACGGCACATGCCCGTCACAAGAAAATCCTCAAGCTGGCTAAAGGTTACTACGGTGCTAGAAGCCGGGTCTACCGGGTTGCGCATCAAGCAGTCATCAAGGCTGGTCAATACGCATTCCGCGACCGCCGTCAGAAAAAACGCCAATTCCGCGCTTTGTGGATCGTGCGTATTAATGCCGGTGCACGGATGTTCGGTCTGTCTTACAGCCGCATGATGAATGGTTTGAAGAAAGCCAATGTTAGCCTTGACCGTAAGGTTTTGGCTGATCTGGCAGTCCACGACATCACGGCGTTCGGTGCAGTCGCAGAGAAGGCAAAAGCTGCCCTAGCTGTTTAA
- the thrS gene encoding threonine--tRNA ligase — translation MPVITLPDASQRSYDAPLSVLAVAADIGAGLAKATLAGKVNDQLVDASYVIDHDVSLSIITAKDVEGLDIIRHSAAHLMAQAVKQLFPEVQVTIGPTVENGFYYDFASPRPFTPEDLQAIDARMQDLIKQDIPVERSTLSRDEAVSFFLNMGEKYKAEIIEGIPADQTLSLYRQGEFIDLCRGPHVPSTGKIPSVKVMKVAGAYWRGNSKNEMLQRIYGTAWANKKELQAYLTMLEEAEKRDHRKLGRQLDLFHFDEQAPGAVFWHPKGWTVFQALIGYMRQRQQRAGYVEVNTPDVMDRSLWETSGHWFNYRDNMFTTTTEDERVFALKPMNCPGGMLMFSQGLKSYRDLPLRMAEFGKVHRYEPSGALHGLMRVRHFTQDDAHIFCTEDQMAQECKDVVALVLDIYKEFGFENVHIKLSTRPENRIGSDESWDILEHALGNALDSMNLPYTLFPGEGAFYGPKLEFVLRDAIGRDWQCGTLQVDMSLPERFDLTYVAEDNTRKRPVMLHRALFGSLERFTGILIEHYEGRFPLWLAPTQAVVMNITDKQADFVQDATKQLLDAGIRAVSDLRNEKIGFKIREHTMQRVPYLLVVGDREVETQSVAMRTRSGKELGTFPVAEVLQRLNAEIAARRLSLSED, via the coding sequence ATGCCAGTCATTACTCTCCCCGACGCAAGTCAACGTTCTTACGATGCCCCCCTTTCTGTGCTTGCCGTTGCTGCCGATATTGGCGCAGGTCTGGCTAAAGCAACGCTTGCAGGCAAAGTAAACGATCAATTGGTTGATGCCAGCTATGTCATTGATCACGATGTTTCCCTGAGTATCATCACCGCGAAAGATGTCGAAGGCTTGGATATTATCCGCCATTCCGCCGCGCACTTGATGGCTCAAGCGGTCAAACAATTATTCCCTGAAGTACAAGTTACCATTGGCCCCACGGTCGAAAACGGCTTTTACTACGATTTTGCCTCCCCCCGCCCGTTCACGCCCGAAGATTTACAGGCGATCGATGCGCGGATGCAAGATTTAATCAAGCAAGACATCCCTGTTGAGCGCAGCACCCTGTCACGCGATGAAGCCGTGAGCTTCTTTTTGAACATGGGTGAAAAGTACAAAGCGGAAATCATCGAAGGCATTCCTGCCGATCAAACGCTGTCGCTCTACCGCCAAGGCGAGTTCATCGACCTGTGCCGTGGGCCACACGTACCCAGTACGGGTAAAATTCCTTCCGTTAAAGTGATGAAGGTGGCAGGCGCATACTGGCGTGGCAACTCGAAAAACGAAATGCTGCAACGCATTTACGGCACGGCGTGGGCAAACAAAAAAGAGTTGCAAGCCTACCTGACGATGTTGGAAGAGGCTGAAAAGCGCGACCACCGTAAACTCGGTCGCCAATTGGATTTGTTCCATTTCGACGAACAAGCTCCCGGTGCAGTTTTTTGGCATCCCAAGGGTTGGACAGTGTTCCAAGCTCTAATCGGTTACATGCGCCAACGCCAGCAGCGGGCTGGTTACGTGGAAGTGAATACCCCCGATGTCATGGATCGTAGTCTGTGGGAAACCTCCGGTCACTGGTTTAACTACCGTGACAATATGTTCACCACCACGACTGAAGACGAGCGCGTTTTCGCCCTGAAACCGATGAACTGCCCCGGTGGTATGTTGATGTTTTCACAGGGTTTGAAAAGTTACCGCGATTTACCATTGCGGATGGCGGAATTTGGTAAAGTACACCGTTACGAACCGTCCGGTGCATTACACGGCTTGATGCGTGTGCGTCACTTCACTCAGGACGATGCGCACATCTTCTGTACCGAAGACCAAATGGCGCAAGAGTGCAAAGATGTGGTGGCGTTGGTGCTCGACATTTACAAAGAATTTGGCTTTGAAAATGTTCACATCAAACTCTCGACGCGCCCAGAAAACCGCATCGGTTCGGATGAAAGCTGGGACATACTTGAACATGCCCTTGGCAATGCCCTCGATAGCATGAATTTGCCCTACACGTTGTTCCCCGGCGAAGGCGCATTTTACGGCCCGAAACTGGAATTCGTGTTGCGTGATGCCATCGGGCGTGATTGGCAGTGTGGTACATTGCAAGTAGACATGAGCTTGCCAGAACGTTTTGACTTGACTTACGTGGCCGAAGACAATACCCGCAAACGTCCGGTCATGTTGCATCGCGCGTTGTTCGGTTCATTGGAGCGCTTCACTGGCATTCTGATTGAGCATTACGAAGGGCGTTTCCCGCTCTGGTTAGCACCAACGCAAGCAGTCGTGATGAATATCACGGACAAACAAGCCGATTTCGTGCAAGATGCCACCAAGCAATTGCTTGATGCGGGTATTCGCGCTGTATCAGACTTGAGAAATGAAAAAATTGGCTTTAAAATCCGTGAACACACGATGCAACGTGTCCCCTACCTGTTGGTAGTCGGAGATCGCGAAGTGGAAACACAATCTGTAGCCATGCGCACCCGTTCCGGTAAAGAATTAGGAACCTTCCCAGTGGCGGAAGTTTTACAACGTCTGAACGCGGAAATTGCTGCACGTCGCTTATCACTATCTGAGGATTAA
- the infC gene encoding translation initiation factor IF-3, giving the protein MALEKEHRINDDINVPKIRLIDAEGENQGVVSLRDALEMAYDAELDLVEIVPNAKPPVCRIMDYGKFRFDESKKAAIARKNQKQVQVKEIKMRPATDEGDYQIKLRKLKEFLEEGDKVKVTLRFKGREMAHKELGMDVLKRVEKELEEVAVVEQFPRLEGRQMVMMLGAKKKPAA; this is encoded by the coding sequence ATCGCTCTCGAAAAAGAACATCGTATTAACGACGATATTAACGTTCCTAAAATTCGTCTGATTGATGCGGAAGGTGAGAACCAAGGCGTCGTTTCTTTACGCGACGCTTTGGAAATGGCTTACGACGCCGAACTTGATTTAGTGGAAATCGTACCCAATGCGAAGCCGCCGGTTTGCCGCATTATGGATTACGGCAAATTCCGTTTCGATGAAAGCAAGAAAGCCGCGATAGCCCGCAAAAACCAGAAACAAGTGCAGGTCAAAGAAATCAAGATGCGTCCGGCAACGGATGAAGGCGATTACCAGATCAAGCTACGCAAACTCAAAGAGTTTCTGGAAGAAGGCGATAAAGTTAAAGTTACCCTGCGCTTTAAAGGCCGTGAAATGGCTCACAAAGAGCTGGGGATGGATGTCCTCAAGCGCGTTGAGAAAGAGCTGGAAGAAGTCGCCGTTGTGGAACAATTCCCACGTCTCGAAGGCCGTCAAATGGTCATGATGCTCGGCGCGAAAAAGAAACCGGCGGCTTAA
- a CDS encoding DUF1501 domain-containing protein, translating into MQRRDFLKYMLSSTVAGSAWFANGMPGIATAQAAAAPKSLIVIFQRGGCDGLNVAVPYGDAVYYNLRPTIAIPRAGQSGGALDLNGFFGLHPAMSALHKLYQQGNVAVFPATHYPNASLSHFDSEQFIESGVISKTSNGWLNRHLEASSNSSGMRGVSFGTGIDQALRGKVSVSSFNDLATFDLDMAATAEQRMTARLQKIYAQNPHLGGHNGMRIQNAGRTLFADLALVQQLDVKGYAPANGAIYPANTFGTQLRQAAQLIKSGVGLELATVNLGGWDTHNAQGNQVGYQATMLKIFADGIAALYADLGTAMQDVMILTMTEFGRTAEENGSQGTDHGNAGCWFAIGGGVNSGVYGQWPGLEKAQLYKGRYLAHSVDFRDIFGEIASKHLGNTQLASLLPGHSHTPLNFLA; encoded by the coding sequence ATGCAACGTCGTGATTTTTTAAAGTACATGCTGTCATCCACCGTCGCGGGCAGCGCGTGGTTCGCCAATGGAATGCCGGGCATTGCCACCGCTCAAGCAGCGGCAGCACCGAAAAGCCTGATCGTGATTTTCCAGCGCGGCGGCTGTGATGGCTTGAATGTCGCCGTGCCTTATGGGGATGCAGTGTATTACAACTTGCGCCCCACCATTGCGATTCCTCGCGCTGGGCAAAGCGGTGGCGCATTGGATTTAAACGGCTTTTTTGGCTTGCACCCCGCGATGAGTGCCTTACACAAGCTGTATCAGCAAGGCAATGTGGCAGTCTTTCCCGCAACGCATTACCCCAACGCCAGCCTCTCGCATTTCGACAGTGAGCAATTTATCGAAAGCGGTGTCATCAGCAAAACCAGCAACGGCTGGCTGAATCGCCATTTAGAAGCTTCCAGCAATAGCAGCGGAATGCGCGGCGTGAGCTTCGGCACAGGCATCGATCAAGCGCTGCGCGGTAAGGTATCGGTGTCGTCCTTCAATGATTTAGCCACGTTCGACTTGGATATGGCCGCCACCGCCGAGCAACGCATGACGGCTCGCTTGCAGAAGATTTACGCGCAAAACCCGCACTTGGGTGGTCATAACGGGATGCGTATCCAAAATGCTGGGCGCACTTTATTCGCTGACCTCGCACTGGTGCAACAGTTGGATGTGAAAGGCTATGCACCCGCCAATGGCGCGATTTACCCTGCCAATACGTTTGGCACGCAATTGCGTCAAGCGGCACAATTAATCAAATCCGGCGTCGGCTTGGAGTTGGCAACCGTGAATCTGGGCGGCTGGGATACGCACAATGCCCAAGGCAACCAAGTCGGTTATCAAGCCACTATGCTGAAGATTTTTGCAGACGGAATTGCGGCGTTGTATGCCGATTTAGGCACTGCCATGCAGGATGTCATGATTCTAACCATGACCGAATTTGGGCGCACAGCAGAAGAAAATGGCAGCCAAGGCACTGACCACGGCAACGCGGGATGCTGGTTTGCTATTGGTGGAGGGGTAAATAGCGGCGTGTACGGACAATGGCCGGGTTTGGAGAAAGCACAACTTTACAAGGGACGTTATCTGGCACACTCAGTCGACT
- the pheS gene encoding phenylalanine--tRNA ligase subunit alpha — protein sequence MQSLLELMGQAHEQISQAVSLAALDQVRVQYLGKTGLLTEQLKQLGKLPHEARKTAGAEINTAKQALTLAIEDRKQSLQAEALSARLQAEKVDVTLPGRRMDTGSLHPVTQTIQRISEIFAQLGFSLAEGPEIEDDFHNFTALNIPESHPARAMHDTFYMDSGLLLRTHTSSVQVRHMENNPPPLRIISPGRVYRCDSDMTHSPMFHQVEGLMVDEDVTFADLKGILEAFFKVFFEVDELPTRFRATFFPFTEPSAETDIQCVHCGGDGCRVCKGTGWLEVMGCGMVHPNVLKNVGIDSEKYTGFAFGFGVERLAMLRYQINDLRVMFDNDVRFLKQFS from the coding sequence GTGCAAAGTTTGCTGGAATTGATGGGCCAAGCCCACGAGCAGATTTCGCAAGCCGTCAGCCTCGCCGCGTTGGATCAGGTGCGTGTGCAGTATCTAGGCAAGACAGGTTTGTTGACCGAGCAACTCAAGCAATTGGGCAAGTTACCGCATGAAGCGCGTAAAACGGCGGGTGCGGAAATCAATACTGCCAAGCAAGCCTTGACTCTTGCGATTGAAGACCGCAAGCAAAGCCTGCAAGCGGAAGCCTTGAGTGCGCGTTTGCAAGCGGAAAAGGTGGATGTCACCTTGCCCGGTCGCCGCATGGATACGGGCAGTTTGCACCCTGTTACCCAGACGATTCAACGCATTAGCGAAATCTTCGCACAGTTGGGTTTTAGTTTGGCAGAAGGCCCTGAGATTGAAGACGATTTTCACAATTTTACCGCTTTAAATATACCGGAATCGCATCCGGCGCGTGCTATGCACGACACATTCTATATGGATAGCGGCTTGCTGCTGCGTACCCATACTTCCTCCGTGCAAGTGCGTCATATGGAAAACAACCCGCCACCGTTGCGTATCATTTCGCCGGGTCGGGTGTACCGTTGTGATTCGGACATGACCCACAGCCCAATGTTCCACCAAGTGGAAGGGTTGATGGTGGATGAAGATGTCACTTTTGCGGATTTGAAAGGCATTCTCGAAGCCTTTTTTAAAGTCTTCTTTGAAGTGGATGAATTGCCGACGCGCTTCCGCGCCACGTTCTTCCCATTTACTGAGCCATCCGCCGAAACCGACATTCAGTGCGTGCATTGCGGTGGTGACGGTTGCCGCGTGTGCAAAGGCACGGGCTGGCTGGAAGTCATGGGGTGCGGCATGGTGCACCCGAACGTGCTGAAAAATGTCGGCATCGACAGCGAAAAATACACCGGCTTCGCGTTTGGTTTCGGGGTCGAACGTTTGGCGATGTTACGCTACCAAATCAATGATTTGCGCGTGATGTTTGATAACGACGTGCGTTTCTTGAAACAGTTTAGCTAA
- a CDS encoding DUF1800 family protein yields the protein MPPLANYGVQVRELLSDGKAAWFASVTTDAKGQLRLNLPPNRQFRLEAKSTFNNAYKVSQPLQAGQQQTFQVGTPLLQATLKDAVSGAVIPAVKVTAYRIKADGTSVWRTETSTDANGQVRFDLPELMEGDKAQLFAAPYNAYRAASPIINQPGAMEFKVGETQVKVIDNTQASAQPLANQKVTIAEKMADGKEVWRSEATTDATGLLRLSLFAQNDNRTYVLKAKSPFNQTWKTSQPLQQAGEYTFTVGSQPLPVTLKDISNGNTLANIPITAYRVVAGDKLEYITRQTTDANGRTSFDLPELSNGGTIRLQATAFNNFGAWSNDITSSTAFEFGVGSLQVTVKDGTQADGALLPNLDVHIRENMADGTTTWFNKATTDAQGNLKIDLPGLDKGRKFFLQAMHPVTQRYKSSQTLNKAGAYTFLVGTRLMAVTLYNAITSTPLADKDVTLQEIQAGNTTTWPYIWRSSAKTDATGVAVIDSELLSQAGLNFVLSVTPYNTGRTMTAPFPAQTYSADFPVGTTPVTLVDRDNGNAIMPNQRIDAYEISTDGKLTWLKNGTTDTNGQAIFDLETLRKGTRHVFKAYNPFANKQYPYSRIITNAGAVTFAVGRADKGELDLKPPVLEILSPSKTNVGNVGFELSGKASDDKALDKIDINLVSGSLTSTQTATLDKVTGNWKLPINSNALQIGEILNVTATAFDVTGNTTRVTRSYQVLADENAPSITISSHHADETVLKTGFLLQGSVTDDTAVSTVQLSVAQEGGNVLVTPKNLTPTPAGHWAYALPNGILSQDSKITITLIATDTSGKQSTSTLALNVAGAHEENRQLLSRTTFGITDALLQEVTQLGTTAFLEQQLNPTTLDDSVFAASMANSNPVTLAEFQTATLQRMIGSRRQLQEVMTWFWDNHFNTDFRKTGNKLLYELAENDVFRANALGNFRNLLGASAKSPAMLYYLDSVKNVKANANENYAREILELHTVGVDGGYTQKEVDTLAEVFTGWQVQNDRFFFNAVQHNSVAKVFWGNAIPAGGVDEGERVLDILARHPATANYLCSKLVTYFVSDQPVNSLQARCADTFLAQASAPDQIAQVLRVILTSPEFYATENINSKVKTPLEFVTASVRATHAQGTYADLPAAVKRMGMDLYQYSLPTGYSDTGDDWVSSAALQERVRFVNLLANARSGATYLDTAKLFNPQQAVTAESIASDLLNWTIGGYYAELEWQTALEVLNAEGVFNPNASNAEARIRETVGTVLSYPEFNYQ from the coding sequence TTGCCCCCATTAGCCAACTACGGCGTACAAGTCCGGGAATTATTAAGCGACGGCAAAGCGGCATGGTTTGCCAGTGTTACCACCGATGCGAAAGGGCAATTACGCCTGAATCTGCCACCCAACCGTCAGTTCCGTCTCGAAGCCAAAAGCACCTTCAACAACGCTTACAAAGTCAGCCAACCGCTGCAAGCGGGGCAGCAACAGACCTTCCAAGTCGGCACACCCTTGCTGCAAGCCACCCTGAAAGACGCCGTTTCTGGCGCGGTGATTCCAGCAGTAAAAGTCACGGCTTACCGCATTAAAGCAGACGGCACGAGCGTTTGGCGCACCGAAACCAGCACAGATGCCAACGGTCAAGTGCGTTTCGACCTTCCCGAACTGATGGAGGGTGACAAAGCACAATTATTTGCCGCCCCCTACAACGCTTACCGTGCTGCCAGCCCCATTATCAACCAACCCGGCGCTATGGAGTTCAAGGTCGGTGAAACGCAGGTCAAGGTGATAGATAACACACAAGCATCTGCCCAGCCCTTAGCCAATCAAAAAGTAACAATCGCTGAAAAAATGGCGGATGGCAAAGAAGTGTGGCGCAGCGAAGCCACCACCGATGCCACAGGTCTGTTACGCCTGAGCCTGTTTGCACAGAATGACAACCGCACCTACGTTCTCAAAGCCAAAAGCCCGTTTAACCAAACCTGGAAAACCAGTCAACCTTTGCAACAAGCAGGCGAATATACGTTTACCGTGGGCAGCCAACCCTTGCCCGTCACTCTCAAAGACATCAGTAATGGCAATACATTAGCCAATATCCCAATCACTGCCTACCGCGTGGTTGCAGGCGACAAACTGGAATATATCACCCGCCAAACCACCGATGCCAACGGACGCACTAGCTTTGACCTGCCCGAACTAAGCAATGGCGGCACAATCCGCCTGCAAGCAACCGCCTTCAATAACTTTGGCGCATGGAGCAACGACATCACCAGCAGCACCGCGTTTGAATTCGGCGTGGGCAGTTTGCAAGTCACGGTCAAAGACGGCACACAAGCAGATGGCGCATTACTACCCAATCTGGATGTGCATATTCGCGAAAACATGGCAGACGGCACGACCACTTGGTTCAACAAAGCTACCACCGACGCACAAGGCAACTTGAAAATCGACCTGCCCGGCTTAGATAAAGGGCGCAAATTCTTCCTACAAGCCATGCACCCCGTGACGCAACGCTACAAGAGCAGCCAAACGCTCAATAAAGCGGGCGCGTATACCTTCCTAGTCGGCACACGCCTCATGGCAGTAACACTCTACAATGCCATAACCTCTACGCCCTTAGCCGACAAAGACGTTACCTTGCAAGAAATACAAGCTGGCAATACAACCACTTGGCCTTACATTTGGCGCAGCTCTGCCAAGACCGATGCCACGGGCGTTGCCGTCATTGATTCCGAATTGCTATCCCAAGCAGGCTTGAATTTTGTACTGAGTGTCACGCCGTATAACACGGGCAGAACCATGACCGCACCGTTCCCAGCCCAAACCTATAGCGCTGATTTTCCCGTGGGTACAACCCCCGTTACCCTCGTTGACCGCGATAACGGCAATGCCATCATGCCCAATCAGCGTATTGATGCTTATGAAATTTCCACCGACGGCAAGCTCACATGGCTCAAAAACGGCACAACCGATACCAACGGGCAAGCCATTTTTGACCTAGAAACCCTGCGCAAAGGCACGCGCCACGTATTCAAAGCCTACAACCCGTTTGCCAACAAACAGTATCCCTACAGCCGCATTATCACTAATGCAGGCGCAGTAACGTTTGCGGTTGGTCGCGCCGACAAAGGTGAATTGGATCTCAAACCACCTGTGCTTGAAATCCTCTCCCCCAGCAAAACCAACGTCGGCAATGTCGGCTTTGAACTCAGTGGCAAAGCCAGCGATGACAAAGCGCTGGATAAAATTGACATTAACCTCGTGAGTGGCAGCCTCACCTCCACGCAAACCGCGACCTTGGATAAAGTCACGGGTAACTGGAAACTGCCGATTAACAGCAATGCCCTGCAAATCGGAGAAATCCTTAATGTCACCGCCACGGCGTTTGATGTGACTGGCAATACCACCCGCGTCACCCGCAGCTACCAAGTGCTCGCCGATGAAAATGCTCCCAGCATTACCATCAGTTCCCACCACGCCGATGAAACGGTGTTGAAAACGGGCTTCTTGCTGCAAGGCAGTGTTACCGATGATACCGCCGTCAGCACCGTGCAACTCTCGGTTGCGCAAGAGGGCGGCAACGTATTGGTAACGCCTAAAAATCTTACGCCAACACCCGCCGGTCACTGGGCGTATGCCCTGCCCAACGGCATTCTCAGCCAAGACAGCAAAATTACTATCACCCTGATAGCTACCGACACCAGCGGCAAACAAAGTACCAGCACGCTGGCGCTCAACGTCGCTGGCGCACACGAAGAAAACCGCCAACTCCTCAGTCGCACCACGTTTGGCATTACCGATGCCCTGTTACAAGAAGTCACGCAATTAGGCACGACCGCGTTCCTAGAGCAACAACTCAACCCGACCACACTGGATGACAGCGTGTTTGCGGCAAGCATGGCAAATTCCAACCCCGTCACTTTAGCGGAATTCCAAACCGCGACCTTGCAACGCATGATCGGCAGCCGCCGCCAGTTACAGGAAGTGATGACGTGGTTCTGGGATAACCATTTCAACACCGATTTCCGCAAAACCGGCAATAAGCTGCTGTACGAATTGGCAGAAAACGACGTGTTCCGCGCCAATGCACTCGGCAACTTCCGCAACCTACTCGGTGCGAGTGCCAAAAGCCCTGCGATGTTGTATTACCTCGACAGCGTGAAAAACGTCAAAGCCAATGCCAACGAAAACTATGCCCGTGAAATACTGGAACTGCATACGGTGGGCGTGGATGGTGGTTACACCCAGAAAGAAGTGGACACGCTGGCGGAAGTGTTCACCGGCTGGCAAGTGCAGAATGACCGTTTCTTCTTCAATGCCGTGCAACACAACAGCGTTGCCAAAGTCTTCTGGGGCAATGCGATACCAGCGGGTGGCGTGGATGAAGGCGAACGGGTGCTGGATATTCTAGCGCGTCACCCTGCCACAGCTAACTACCTGTGTTCCAAACTGGTCACGTATTTTGTCAGCGATCAACCTGTTAACAGCCTGCAAGCGCGTTGTGCCGACACATTCTTGGCGCAAGCATCAGCACCGGATCAAATCGCGCAAGTGTTGCGGGTAATACTGACTTCGCCAGAGTTTTACGCGACAGAAAACATTAATAGCAAAGTCAAAACACCGCTGGAATTTGTCACCGCCAGCGTGCGTGCGACCCACGCCCAAGGCACTTATGCCGATTTACCCGCAGCAGTGAAACGCATGGGCATGGATTTATACCAATACTCCTTACCGACTGGCTACTCCGATACCGGCGATGACTGGGTGAGTTCAGCCGCCCTGCAAGAGCGGGTACGCTTCGTCAATCTGTTAGCGAATGCGCGTAGCGGTGCGACTTATTTGGATACCGCCAAACTATTCAATCCGCAGCAGGCTGTCACCGCCGAAAGCATTGCCAGCGATTTGCTGAATTGGACAATCGGTGGTTATTACGCCGAACTGGAATGGCAAACCGCGCTAGAAGTGCTGAATGCAGAAGGTGTATTCAACCCGAATGCCAGCAATGCCGAGGCGCGAATTCGCGAAACCGTGGGCACTGTTTTGAGTTACCCGGAATTCAACTACCAATAA
- the htpG gene encoding molecular chaperone HtpG has product MTATSNKENLQFQTEVNQLLHLMIHSLYSNKEIFLRELVSNGSDACDKLRFEAIGNDSLYETDSELRVEVEFDAAAGTITVRDNGIGMNRDEVVTNIGTIAKSGTKEFLSKLTGDEKKDSHMIGQFGVGFYASFIVADKVTLTTRRAGDAASEGVRWESDAQSGYSLEQVEKATRGTEIVLHLKENEKLLADGWRLRNIIRQYSDHIPLPVNMRKTEAGEIKDEWETVNKANALWTRAKSEVTDEEYQEFYKHVSHDWEDALAWSHNRIEGNSEYTSLLYLPSKAPFDMFDRDNTHGLKLYVQRVFIMEDKEFKLMPRYLRFVRGVLDSSNLPLNVSREILQGNKIIENMKNASVKKIIGLLENMIANEPDKYQKFWKEFGKVLKEGPGEDFSNREQIAKLLRFSSTLDDSAEQTVSLPDYMARMKEGQDKIYYITADSHTAAKNSPHLEVFRKKGIEVLLLSDRVDEWLVQHLMEFEGKSLQSVAKGQLDLSALETEEDKKAQEKVEAEAKNMVEHIKTALGEKVGDVRVSHRLTTSPSCIVLNDHDMALYMQQLMKQAGHEMPDTKPALEINPTHPLLKRMEAETDDERFGEWSSILLDQAILAEGGQLDDPAGFVNRLNKLMLAMG; this is encoded by the coding sequence ATGACAGCAACGAGCAACAAAGAAAACCTGCAATTTCAAACCGAAGTGAATCAACTGTTACACCTGATGATTCACTCGCTGTATTCCAACAAGGAAATTTTCCTGCGCGAGTTGGTATCCAACGGTTCGGATGCCTGCGACAAGCTGCGTTTTGAAGCTATTGGCAACGACAGCCTCTACGAAACTGACAGCGAATTGCGCGTGGAAGTCGAATTCGACGCAGCCGCTGGCACAATTACCGTGCGTGACAACGGCATCGGCATGAACCGCGATGAAGTTGTGACCAATATCGGCACGATTGCCAAATCCGGCACCAAAGAATTCTTGAGCAAACTGACCGGCGACGAGAAAAAAGACTCGCACATGATCGGGCAGTTTGGGGTAGGCTTCTACGCCTCTTTCATCGTTGCCGACAAAGTGACACTGACCACGCGCCGCGCTGGGGATGCCGCTTCCGAAGGCGTGCGCTGGGAATCCGACGCGCAATCCGGCTACTCACTGGAACAGGTCGAAAAAGCCACGCGCGGTACAGAAATTGTCCTGCACCTCAAAGAAAACGAAAAGCTGTTGGCAGACGGCTGGCGTTTGCGCAATATCATCCGTCAATATTCCGACCACATTCCGCTGCCGGTGAACATGCGTAAAACCGAAGCGGGTGAAATCAAGGATGAATGGGAAACCGTCAACAAAGCCAACGCACTCTGGACACGCGCCAAATCCGAAGTGACGGATGAGGAATACCAAGAATTCTACAAGCACGTTTCGCACGACTGGGAAGACGCGCTGGCGTGGTCACACAACCGCATCGAAGGCAACTCCGAATACACCTCTTTGCTGTACCTGCCATCCAAAGCCCCGTTCGATATGTTCGACCGCGACAATACCCACGGCTTGAAGCTGTACGTACAGCGCGTTTTCATCATGGAAGACAAAGAATTCAAGTTGATGCCACGTTACTTACGTTTCGTGCGCGGGGTGCTGGATTCCAGCAACCTGCCGCTGAACGTGTCGCGTGAAATCCTGCAAGGCAATAAAATCATTGAGAACATGAAAAATGCCTCAGTGAAAAAAATCATTGGTTTGCTGGAAAACATGATTGCCAACGAGCCAGACAAATACCAAAAGTTCTGGAAAGAATTCGGCAAAGTCCTCAAAGAAGGCCCCGGCGAAGACTTCAGCAACCGCGAACAAATCGCCAAGTTGCTGCGCTTCTCCTCCACACTGGATGACAGTGCCGAACAAACCGTCTCCTTGCCGGACTACATGGCTCGCATGAAGGAAGGTCAGGACAAAATCTACTACATCACTGCCGACAGCCACACTGCCGCGAAAAACAGCCCGCATCTGGAAGTCTTCCGCAAAAAAGGCATCGAAGTGTTGTTACTGTCCGACCGCGTAGACGAATGGCTAGTACAGCATTTGATGGAATTTGAAGGCAAATCGCTGCAATCCGTCGCCAAAGGCCAACTTGACCTGTCCGCCCTCGAAACCGAGGAAGACAAGAAAGCGCAGGAAAAAGTCGAAGCCGAAGCCAAAAACATGGTCGAGCACATCAAAACGGCATTGGGCGAAAAAGTTGGCGACGTGCGCGTCTCGCACCGTTTGACCACTTCCCCGTCGTGCATCGTGTTGAACGACCACGACATGGCGCTGTACATGCAGCAATTGATGAAACAAGCCGGTCACGAAATGCCTGACACCAAGCCTGCGCTGGAAATCAACCCAACGCATCCGTTGTTGAAGCGCATGGAAGCCGAAACGGATGACGAACGTTTTGGCGAATGGTCAAGCATTTTGCTGGATCAAGCGATTTTGGCAGAAGGCGGTCAACTCGACGATCCGGCAGGTTTCGTTAACCGTTTGAATAAACTGATGTTGGCAATGGGTTAA